In the Ricinus communis isolate WT05 ecotype wild-type chromosome 3, ASM1957865v1, whole genome shotgun sequence genome, GCCATGCAGGATGCTACTTGTTTTGGGTCaactctaataaaattattttatgggATATTAGAAGAGTTAACAATGAAAGTTCAGTTTGatttaagaaaagataaaagaaatatacttCCAATCTTACAGTCTGCTTTCAATTCCAAagttttaaaatctaatatttatagaagcATATACTTGCCAATTAGGCTAGCATTTTGAGGCAAATACATAAGACCTTATGCCATATTTCTGCTATGGAatgactttttaaataattaaaagagaatgacttatttttgcatattattttatttattactggGTCAATCAGTGGGGGgttttataatagaaaattaagtATTCTCTACATTTATTATATGGgtgataatttatttagtatagAAGAGAAAACTcgaatttaaaacaaatttttatttatttatgagtaaATCAGTTAACTAGGTAGCGAATTAAAAGTTTTGAGGGCTTGGAATCTCTGTTGTCTCTCGAAGAAGTTATTAGAAGACACAATTGAATTTAACGGCTGAAAATAGACATCTAAGgcataacttttatttatctacttACATCAAACTCGAATAACTAATGCTTCAAcataatgattaattaaatcagTCCGACTAAAACTTTTATTCTCAGTAGCACTTTAACTAGTAGAAAAGTTATTAAAGGCAAGAATGGTATACGATCCCCCAACAAAGAGTTTGATCTTCAAATTAAATCTTTGCTGACTTTATTGAAAAGTTATTAAATATAGTGAAATCTTAGCTTCCGAGTTACAAGAACTGAGCAATAAGAAAGcaaataatttactaatgTCTCACTTTAGAGGTTGATGCTTCTGCTAATTGGAAGCAGTAatgatttttttgtaaaataatgaaaaaactATTAGTAATATTGTAAGCAAAAACCAATCCTTCATATCCGAGGCTTATGGAAGCAtgaattctaattattttatgacgAACGCTTAAGGTGAAGATAAAGCGAGTGAAATTAGTAACTAGTTATATGCAGTTGAATTTGATATACACAGCAGAATGGATGTGTTGCTAGCAAACGGATTCTATCTTTTCAGCAGTGAAGCTTTCATTGATGGAGCTTAATTCCCACGTACTCAAAGTGGGAAATCTCCAATGAATTGTCttatacaattttaatttcttatattatgtTTCTGTGAATTGTCTCTTCTCAAATTTTGGTAAAGATGTGATCATAAGTTGgccaaaagaataaaacagGCGGAAGTCATAAAATGAGTGGGGACCAAATTAAGCACTacataatttcttatatatatggTATGGAGCTAGCGTTGGTTCACatgctctttctctttctatctTTCCATTAATATAATCGATTCATTAATTGGTTGctttatactactttttttgTCATACTTTATGCTTCAATTAGAAATAAAACCAATTGGATTTAGCATAGTTGACGGTGACAACCAATTCACACGCCTGTCCTATCATTTTCTCAAGAACATTAACAAATGCGGCTAATGAATTAGTTAACTATTATATTAGACTCATATGTATAATTAATTGCACTAATCTATAAACTGATCACCGTGTATTACCTTAAAAATCCCACTAATATAACGGCACCAGAAAGTAACCTAGCTAGCTAGAAGTAAACTTGTAAAGGCTAGATGCTAATTGATATCAATTGTTTTTGTGATTAATATAGATGTGGAAGCATGCACTTAGGAACCctaaaaacaatataattatACTAGGATATGGACATGTTTGATTGtgcataaaatattatatacacATATCATTAGCATATTATGTACAGTCAAAAGTCTGCATACTTATATACTAATCTAATCCATAGTAACCTTTCATTTTAGCATTTGGTCAATAATATTATCTATTATGATTTGAGGAAACGTTTTGTAATGAGCATGGAGGCAACACCGGCCGAGTGTTGTATCTTTTCGATCGCATTTTTAATAGCCTGAGGCCATACTCCTTTGACAATCCACCTGGGATGGTCACTAATGATTAATAAAGTCAAACTCTATATTGGTGCTTAACTATGTGGCAGTTCCAACCTCCAAGTACACACTCAAGTACGTACTCCATGGGTACGCACTGttgtttctttgtttatttttctctaaaatgAGCTAAGTTCTTGTGCAAGGTAAATAATACTTCTAATATCAAAACTCAGAATCTACGTATATAGTCTGATAAAGGTACTTCTCCCAAGTAACTGCACCATGAACGTGGCTTCTAAATCTTCAAACTCTCTGTACAATCTGTTACAAATGCCCTTTGAAGCTTCAGAAAAGCAAGGGCTAGTATGCATAATACATTAACATAATTTAACGGATGGCTTTCATCAGGCAGTGCACCATGCattcagtttttctttttatattgttctaatatacatatagaatattttattggaaatattaattgattaatatatgtattaaaacATTAAGGGTATCTAATATATGTATGTTTGACGCCCAAATACTGAACTTCAAACATGGGtgttgaatttcttttagCAAACATGATTTTGGTATGTATTGTTCTTGTCCAATtcctttcaaaattaattaagaactCCAAGTGCAAATCAATCCTTTAATAGAATGAGCAATCTTATGAGATGGGAAAGGTGTTGTCCTTTGAAATTTAGCACAAGGAAATCCGGAAAGAATCCAAAAAGAACTCAACTCAATGATCATTTGATAAAAGCCTGTGCATAAATGCTGCTTGCATACATATACATCTGTAGCTAGTTGAATTCTCTGCGATAAAGCCAGCCCTGGTGTGTAAACAGTtaagaaataagaataaaacagagggacaaatttatatatatttttaatttaaaaaagaatagaagaatCCGTACCAACAACTAAATAGAAAATTCTGTGCAGACAAgagaacaacaaagaaaagaaaggaaaagatttTCTGACGAATGGATCATATATAATGTTTGATAGCACATGGCAGAAAAAAAaggacaaaaaagaaagaaagaaagaaagcaagtAAAAAATCACAGTTGCTATGAACTTGTGAGCATgcagaagagaagaagaaagggcCAAAGAGAGACGTGAACATGCCTTGTGTTTGTATTGGAAATGCCAAATCGAATAGAAAacttaaaaaggaaagagttACAGTTCTTTTAAGTGCACGCGTCAAACCAAGTTTTGGAAACTgcaatatacattttatatatatatattctcttttcttgattttaattttgtgattataataaaatgaatgtaTTGCTTTCGATGGAAATTAATaggagatttttttttatctaatttagtatattctcatttatatatcaaattcataaaattctaattttttagcATGTTCAATTTACGGTCATTTAGATTTACCATTAGATATATTCGGAGATAGCCTATTGGTTTTAGGTATATTAactcaaatataattttattttttccttataattaataaaaaaacttgagtaattattaaaaaaataactaagcgtaaatatactaattaatataaaacgCCTTTTTACCTTTTTAGAACATATTTAATGCAAGTAGAAATAGCCATATAGTACAACATAAAGAGGAGGATATTCATGATTCATGAATAAGTTGGTGATTCCATCTCTAGACTTAtcaaaatcttttttctttatatttatttatttcattgagatatctaaaaaaagaataatcttTAATGATATCTGGGAATAGATTTGCTTCATAAGTGAATATTTTTAAGAGTGAGGTGGAGATTTTATTTTGCTAAGATAGTTATtaatgctaaaaataaaaataaaaaagactcAAAACGCTGATTTGagtttcatattatttttttaataaatatttgatgaatttatagaaaactttaaataaatttcgTTGACCCTATGAAGAATTCAATATCATTTGTGATTATTTACTAACTGgttgatatataaaaagttattgagaaatacaattcataataaataatgtaGAATTAGATAGTGAATATAGTTCTAGTGGTGAAGTGGCATTTGTGACATGTGGTTCAGGTACACTGCAGCCTACCGTTTCCACATATGTAAAACCGAAACGTGGTAGTGGATAAAGTACAAGATAGCTTCTACTGGTGAATGATCATATGTTAGGAAGATGGCACCCTCACTTTGCTGCAAGAAGAAGTTGTTTCAGGGAAAAAGTCATATGAATTCTGATAAACATCATGACATGGTTTATCAAATACCTTGTaatcaacaacaaaaaataatcataGGCTGCCTGTGCATTACCCACTTAATCTCAACTTATGGAATTCTCATTGCCCACTCtaagattaatttttactttatttatgaAACTACAACAATTCCCCACCCAGTATATAGCTCCTACTCCAACTCTGCCTAATTTCACccttatgattttatttatttacttattaagCTTTTTACAGAAACTTTGGTATCATTCATGAAAATGAATCACAATGGAAAGTAGTTCCACACTTACTTCCATCTCCTTGCTTATGGTGTATCAAATCCCTGTCTTTCCCAATATCTCAGCACTAGATTGGTCAAAAAAGAGCATCATGACCAGTCTATGGACTACCCTTCAAATCAGATGGTTGGAATATGAATAGGGTCAGTGTTCCAAATTCCTCCCTCTGTGGAGAGATTCTTCTTCGTTTACCTTCATGATAGTAACCAAAGTGTTACTGGTCCAGGactttctattaaaaaaataaaacaaaattgaaaGCATTATTTGAATTGAAGAATTTCAGATATAAAAATCTATCCgtgaatataaatttagatattttaatcGAATTCTCAAAATCCTTCTATGAAAACAAGCTAAAATATATACTTGTGAATCCACccatcaaataaatataaaaattgatgtgATGATGTTACATTTTCACGTATTTTGCATAATTGGGTGTactataattaagtaaatgcCATCAATAGGATTCAAGAGTAGCTAGTTGTCCTtgtaaatagaatttttatttcgtttgcttttctctttttgtttttccccTCTCAAGTCGTTGGttaataattagttatttactAATAGAGAGGTAGAGATGTAGTGTCATGCCCTTCACCACGgataattcttatatatatacactacCCTATTTCAaactcaattatatatatatttatcttatgTTTGAATAAAGccttcaaaaataaaagtgtttGTTTTTAGGCTCCGAAGCTATAGCTCTCCGTTTTCTTCTCCCCATTGAAcccaaaaaaaacaaaaaaaaacaagagtagatcattatatatatatatatgatcgAACCCTCATGCTTCATGAAAAGGATAAGACTCTCCAAATCCATACTTCCAATAATCCAGGAATTCCATTAGTATCTCCTCAAAATCTCTCGTTTGGATCATAAGATAAAACTATCTGTCTCTAATCTCACCCTAATCTCttataatagttttattttgtgtCAAAAGGGGATTCTATGTAACTTGCAGTTTCCTTGAATGCATGAATTTCTTTAGCCTTTGAGAGAATTGTTTGTTAGTTAGCTCTTACTGTAAAACTGTTTTTTTTAAGTTTgctgttctttttctttgtcttttctaTTGGCTCATGGAGTACATGAAAGAAGTGGAAGGCAAAAGAATCCATGATCCTTTCAACAAAAATATGGCTATATCACCAAGCAGGTGTATATGGGTGCCAGGGGCAGTCATAGTTGGTGCTGGTCCATCAGGACTGGCAGCGTCTGCTTGTCTTCAAGAAAGAGGTGTTCCTAGCTTGATTCTTGAAAGGGCTAATTGTATAGCTTCTCTATGGCAGCTCAAAACTTATGATCGTCTTCGCCTTCATCTCCCAAAGAAATTCTGTGAGCTCCCCCTCATGCCATTTCCATCAAGTTTCCCTACCTACCCAACAAAACAACAGTTTTTAGCCTACTTAGAGGCTTACAAAGAGCATTTTGGTATAGAACCAGTCTTTAATAGCACAGTAGTGAATGCAGACTTCGATCATCGATGCGGGTTTTGGAGGGTGAAGACTTTAGGAATGAAACAAGAAGAGTCTGAATATGTATGCCAATGGTTAATTGTTGCAACAGGTGAAAATGCTGAGGAGGTTGTGCCTGATATTGAAGGAATGGATAGTTTTGAAGGGCCAATTATTCATACAAGTTCATACAAGAGCGGCAATTTGTTTCGAGGCAAAAGAATTTTAGTTGTTGGATGTGGAAATTCAGGGATGGAAGTTTGCTTGGATCTTTGCAACTATAATGCTCGTCCATCAATCGTTGTTAGAGATTCGGTGAGCATATATGAGATTGCCATTCTTGGGATTGCTTTAACGtaaatttctttcattttttccaatctttcttctttaatctttatcaTTCAAGGGAAAACATAAGGGAACAAATTACTCTTAACCTGCtttagaaattagaaaacagaaaaaaatatctaaGAATGATTTCACTTTTACCATATTCTTATTGCACCAATTTAGTGGGcaattttcttgaaaaaatgTCTCTTCATTTTCCAATTGGGAATAGTGGGCTTCACTTTgctataaataatataagcattttttttttttggtttagtGCAGaaaaatttctcaatattataCTTGCTAGGAATATGTTATACAACAATAGAAACCAAGCAAAGGTGAATCCTTTTAATGCCACTCTGACCACTTGCCGAGGGAGAATTGGGAATTACCTGTTTGAGAGTCGACTATTCTTCTGAACCCATTTTCTTTTAGAGTTTCTTTTAGTGTGTGTATGGTGTTGCTTGACTCTATGTTTTGTGATTAATAATGTAAACTGGGACTATAGCAAGTATATATTTTCCACTTTCTTGGAATATGTTTTGCATGCGTAGCCATAGTCAGCATTCCAAAAACTCATATATCGATCATACAGCCtgttaaacttttcttttcttttatataaaaagaaaaaaagaaaaaaaattctttctGTAACACACTCGTGGACATTGTTGCAGATTCTAAAGTATAGAAAATAGCATTTGTAATGAGATAAATCCTGAAAGATGCAAAAATACAGtcctttaaatatatatatatatatatatatatattttttgatttcttttaaaagctTTTTAGGTAACTTTTTTCCTTTGACTGTTGCTGTTGTTGCAGGTGCACGTCCTGCCGCAAGAGATGCTGGGTACATCAAGTTTTGGTTTGTCCATGTGGCTGCTCAAGTGGTTTCCTGTGTCCATTGttgatcaaattttattatttgtatcaTTTTTCGTGCTTGGCGACACTTCTCAGCTTGGTCTCCACCGTCCTAAACTTGGTCCTCTGGAGCTCAAAAATGTCACTGGAAAGACTCCTGTACTGGATGTTGGCACTATTTCTAAAATCAGAAGTGGAGATATTAAGGTTTAATAATCTTGTTTACTATCTTATTCACATCAGTTATTCACTATTTTGCAcatcattaattaaattaattaattttagttatgaCTACTCTTTATAGGTTTGCCCTGGAATAAAGAGACTAATGCATCATTATGTAGAATTTACTGATGGAAGGATACAAGATTTTGATGCTATTATTCTAGCCACAGGTTACAGAAGTAACGTGCCTTCTTGGTTAAAGGTACATAtgttaatgattttttttttttttctctaaaaaatattttatgaactaCAAATAGTAAGTGCTGGTTCCATATATAATGAAAAGATTGTTGTAATATATTCAGGATAACCATATGTTTTCAAAAAAAGATGGAATGCCTGCTAAGTCATTCTCAAATGGATGGAAAGGCGAAAACGGATTATATGCTGTAGGATTTACAAAGCGTGGCCTGCTGGGGGCTTCCATTGATGCAAGAAGAATTGCACAGGACATTGAGATGCGGTGGAAAAGCTGAGGCACCCAGTGTCATGGCCTTTGCTCGTGCATCACCCGCAACAATCGTGACCCAGAAAAGAATATGATTAATTacatttttgaaagaaatcccAATCAACCTTTTCGGTCATCCTCTCATTAGATTGAAGAAAAGAGCGAAAAGAGAAGGATatgttaataatatatttttttacctCTTCAATTGCACAAATGCTAGGAgattttaatatgttaattagGGTATAAACTTGGGGGTGAGTGTAACTTGGAGAGAAGAAGATTCTCATGTGTATATCTtgtgtaatatttattttttcctagTTTGGGTAAGCAAACATTTTTAAGTGACAAAGGGTGAGGTGGAGTGGGTTAGGTAGATTTGTTTTTGTAATTTCATATCTTTCAAGGAAAGAAGTGGTGAAATATAAATCAACTATGTATTTTCCCATTGGATTTGTAATTGatgtagaaaatgaaaactatattatataaatgatggTTTCCATCAACATGTGCTCTTTTACAAATGGGATTCTTTAATAGATAGTACAGCTAAGAATAGACCACAAAATTATGAGCTCTAATAATACTATGGGATCTGAAAatgaattgaaagaattaacaGATATCTGTCAAGAGTTTATATATGGAACATTCAACTGATCTTCATCTCTGGGACCATTTtttatatcttctttttcaGCAAACAAAAGGCAAAAgtgattaaaagaaaaggaagaaagagaattaacaaataaataaaagacatAAATGATAAATCAATTAGGTCAAATAAAAGGTCTTGTATAGAAGTCAGTGGCCCTCATCAGGTTCTCCTCTGTATCTTCTGTAAATCAacatcttttttttccttaagaaagagaaacaaacaaacatgtatattttgcAGGGTATACATAAGAATTGGATTAATACTTATCCTAGTTTTGCCCTATATTGCTTGGCCTTTCTATCCTCATCAATACATTGGACCACTATTACATTTCTCTATAGTCCAGACAATGATCTTCATCATAGCTTCGATCCCTGTCATTGTATTAATGGCGTATAGTAATGTTTAAAACCTTTATGTGTATGAAGATTTAGGTCATATTCAAAAATGATTCACGAAAAGAGCTGATCAACAAGTTTCTAGAAAATGACCAGTCATGTATTGTTGCATAACCATCACTTTTTTCAGGCTAAATTTGCATTGATCTGTCATGATTTGTTCCTTTTCCTAAATTACACGTCTCATCCTCTTCCTTCAATATCCTCCCAATCATTGTAGACTAGCATATATGaactcataaaataattaagtaattaagatGACAACCTAATTAATATCCTGCAAAACTATATTTGGAAATGACTATTTCATGTTATGTAATTCCCGGCCTAGCGGCCTTTAATAGGCTTTTGTTACGAGAAGaaagattaattatgaaaaactgCGATCAATGAGTAGGGCGGCGGGGGCATCATGGATATGTACAATGACTTCAAAGTAGGCAGCAAGGGAAGATGGCAGTTAAGGGTTTAATGATATGTTGTTGGCGGGTTATATTCCGACCCACTGGAGTTGATGAATCTTATTGGCTTCAAAATAAGACAGTACAAACTAGAAGGAGAGGATATTAAGGGTATATCAACGTCAGAggtttatgtttttctttttagggGTAAATCTTGTTTAGGACCAGCAAAAGATGGCCTACTAATAATTTGGCTGGCCCATTAGATCCCCATAATTTCATTCTTAGAGGCCCTTAATCACCTGCTTGCTACCgactttcttcttttataaatttttatatccaTGCCCTTCTTTGGCACTAATTAGGGctaattatatctattaattaagataatatCGGGCTAGCCTAAGGTTGTTGATAATGtaattatacttttttcttttttcttttcttttcttttctttttggtttgaTGCAAGTTGTACCTTTCCTACAAGCATCATGAGgttcaccttttcttttcttttcttttcttttcttttttctctttctccattttcttttttatgctaTAAAAAAAACACTAGATCTTCCATACTTGGGGTTGAGGGTCTCGCttataaatgatatattttgcCCAAAAAGGTGATATATAAGGAGTTACATATATGATGGGAAACCTAGGAGTGAAACAAGGGACATCGTAGACCAAAGATAACAGAGATTAACCAAACGCGGAAAAatggtaatttttttttttttttaagaataatcaAGAGCTTATCTCATAATTGATGAAATCCAAGATAATCACAAAGCCTTAATGTATCaggtaagagaaaaaaagcTTTAAATGGGTCAAAAGCataatcatatatattttcaataatgaaggaagattctttttctttgtactcatttaaatttttgtctctcttttctttttatcaagaATCATATTCAACcttgtataataataataacaataataatatatagttCACGAAAAACATcaagaataattttaagttATCTAACAGGCCTCGAGTTATTAAATGGGTCCAAAAGAATAGTTTTAGTAGCTTTGAATACTTGATTAAAGTCATTAAAATGattaggtccaaattatgAAAACTATTAAAGTCTAATGGACTCGTGAAATTTTGATAAAGGccttaaaactaattttaatgtGAAGAAGGAAGCCCTTATTCCCTTTacaattttctatttttctttctcagtgttgtgaatttcttttaatttcctGCAATTACCAAGctatatgaaagaaataatttcatttctcAGCACCCCTAAACCAATCCAACTCAAATTCAGTCATatatagttttcttttattgcaaAATGAAGGTGCATGTCAAAATAATGTAAATATGTGTAGGTTAATTAGTATTTAGTATCTTTAAGAGTAGAGAGGGTTACCCAGAAGAAGGTTCTAAGATTTGTCCAGCCGACAGCAAAATGTTGGTGAAGTGGTGGAGTAGAAATTGAAGGCAACTAGTAGTAGTTCTTGGCGtatacataattatttatatatcgGCAAACTTTGTGTACATGCGTTGAGACTTGCTTCAAAGAAAACTACACAGTTGCCCTACAAAGtagttcatatatataaatatgtatatagaTATAGATATTGGTCCAGATGGGCACGTGATTACCATGCAGACAATTCACCACCGTCGGGGCAGCTTTCTTGTTGTAGAATAGAGGTACACATAACGCACATGTATACTCGTGGTTTTGGACCATCCAATTTAGTCTTGATGATGGGATTTACTGCTTTTAGATTTATTGTTAGTGGTCCTATAATTTATTGTTAGACGgaccatttttctttattacggattaatatgtatatatacattagTTAGATATATATAGTGACGACTAAGAATTGAGAATGTGGTGTTTGAGTTAAAGACTTGGATTGTTACgtttaaaataacaaagatAGGGTTACAGAAGTAACATGCCaccattaatattatattttcaccATGTAAATAGAGCTGGAACCTTTCATTGCTTTTATGCTAAcgtttttattctattttgtttTCATATACTTTCTTTTGTTAAGTTCTATCTTCAATACTCCATCAAAGAGCAATTTGCCCGGATCTTTATCATTTGTCAAACATACACCTCTTGTTGAAagcttattataaatatactcatgTTTACATTTAAGGCCCtgacttaataaataaatatgtctaatcttttcttttagtcCAAGTTTTAGATTTTCAAATATGAGATAAGGGTCACCTGTTTCTTGGATTTAGACCACTAGGTCTTTCACTTTAGTGGGAGCACGCtataaaatttggataaaaatcttagattcaaATTTCCACTTCTTTCTTccaatatagaaaataatactatataaaaatttcataagcAAAAACCTATTTTAGGGTTAAAACTCACGCATAGTAGTTGGATTTTAATACAAGCTAACTAATCATTGATACAAATCAGAATATTTCGATCTATATTTTGACAGTCGAGTTagtatttgaaaaaaattaaaaacacaGTTCCGTAAACAATTGAAAATCATTACCTTTTCCTAATGCTTCATAACCATATTTTTAGTAGTAGACGGAGTAGAGTGACTTGCTTATTGGATAACTCCTATATAGTAGGAGATAACGCTTACCACTTGCCACGATAGAGTCCGTCGTTTgtttaataacaataatgagAACCCACTTCCGAGTTTGCAGGGGAAAAGGCTGTGCTTAAGTAAACTTCTGACACTTGAAGCCAATCCTGCAATAAGTCGTCTGATCTATAGATTAGATTGGAAGACACAACATGGGTAAACTCATGCTAGCGCCGAAAATTTCTTTAAGTGAGTATgcatcaattatatataacgTAAAATTCCAATATCACTTAGATAACAAtatcataatattaatttgattcaacattttttatcataacaGAATTTTTATATGGTATTGGAGTTGAAATGATTCAATGGTCGTATGATTCCACTTTTTAAAGATTTGAAATTTAGACTTGTAAGAGATATTAGATTGATTTAGGACTTCAAAAACAGACCTAAGTGTATCAGTATGTAGGTATGCATGTCTGACAAGTGACGATTAATATATGCTTAGTTACATTTGAAGAGGAATGTTGAACAATATAATTCTTAgggataataaatatatattaaaatggatgggtatttttaaaaaaaaaaatttatttatattt is a window encoding:
- the LOC8268852 gene encoding indole-3-pyruvate monooxygenase YUCCA2 — protein: MEYMKEVEGKRIHDPFNKNMAISPSRCIWVPGAVIVGAGPSGLAASACLQERGVPSLILERANCIASLWQLKTYDRLRLHLPKKFCELPLMPFPSSFPTYPTKQQFLAYLEAYKEHFGIEPVFNSTVVNADFDHRCGFWRVKTLGMKQEESEYVCQWLIVATGENAEEVVPDIEGMDSFEGPIIHTSSYKSGNLFRGKRILVVGCGNSGMEVCLDLCNYNARPSIVVRDSVHVLPQEMLGTSSFGLSMWLLKWFPVSIVDQILLFVSFFVLGDTSQLGLHRPKLGPLELKNVTGKTPVLDVGTISKIRSGDIKVCPGIKRLMHHYVEFTDGRIQDFDAIILATGYRSNVPSWLKDNHMFSKKDGMPAKSFSNGWKGENGLYAVGFTKRGLLGASIDARRIAQDIEMRWKS